One window of the bacterium genome contains the following:
- a CDS encoding DNA recombination protein RmuC gives MTTTATITSILVIILAVNILAVVLLWRKKGGPSGDDKAFSLMLAQLNEISRVVDHKMGETNRFVNESMRTQFSESKRLINEINEQVGRNLLDVTKGLTKLDETNKQVVSFADQLQSLQDILKNPKQRGILGEYYLETLLKNTLPPGSFEMQYHLTAETIVDAAVFVKDKIIPVDSKFSLENYNRLTEARDPSEKERLEKLFVQDLKLRIQETAKYIQPENRTTDFAFMFIPHEAIYYDLLVNKVGSVKGEEDENLIQRAAGKYKVIIVSPTSFLAYLQTVLQGLRALQIEETAKDIVKRVGELGKHLKSFEDYHGKMGNALTTVVNHYNSSGKEFKKIDKDVLRITGEAVGIETLTIEKPDREDS, from the coding sequence ATGACAACCACCGCTACAATAACGAGCATACTCGTCATAATCCTCGCCGTAAACATTTTAGCGGTGGTTTTGTTGTGGAGAAAAAAAGGTGGGCCTAGCGGTGATGACAAAGCTTTTTCGCTGATGCTTGCCCAGCTAAACGAGATATCGCGCGTAGTGGACCATAAAATGGGAGAGACGAACCGTTTTGTAAACGAATCAATGCGAACTCAGTTTTCCGAATCCAAACGGCTGATAAACGAGATAAATGAACAAGTCGGCCGCAACCTTTTAGACGTTACCAAGGGGCTTACGAAATTGGACGAGACAAACAAACAAGTCGTCTCTTTCGCTGACCAGCTGCAGTCCCTTCAAGATATTTTGAAAAATCCAAAACAGCGCGGGATTTTGGGCGAATATTATCTTGAGACGCTTCTTAAAAACACTTTGCCTCCTGGCAGTTTTGAAATGCAGTACCACTTGACGGCAGAAACCATAGTTGACGCGGCCGTTTTCGTGAAGGACAAAATAATTCCAGTGGATTCAAAGTTTTCTCTTGAAAATTACAACCGACTTACGGAGGCGAGGGACCCATCGGAAAAGGAACGCCTTGAAAAACTTTTTGTCCAAGATTTAAAGTTGAGAATACAAGAAACCGCCAAGTATATACAGCCGGAAAACCGCACTACCGACTTCGCTTTTATGTTCATACCCCATGAGGCCATTTACTATGATTTGCTGGTCAATAAAGTGGGGTCCGTAAAAGGCGAAGAAGACGAAAATTTGATACAACGGGCGGCGGGAAAATATAAAGTCATAATAGTGTCGCCAACGTCATTTCTGGCCTATCTGCAGACGGTTCTTCAGGGTTTGCGCGCCCTGCAGATAGAGGAGACGGCTAAAGACATTGTCAAAAGAGTGGGGGAGCTCGGCAAACATTTGAAAAGTTTTGAGGATTATCACGGTAAAATGGGCAATGCTTTGACGACTGTCGTGAACCACTACAATTCATCCGGCAAAGAATTTAAGAAAATAGACAAAGATGTTTTGCGTATTACCGGAGAAGCGGTGGGCATAGAGACCCTGACTATAGAGAAGCCGGATAGGGAAGACAGTTGA
- the rplU gene encoding 50S ribosomal protein L21, protein MSEFAVIKTGGKQYQVSVGDVIVIEKIKGDYKEGDSITFDKVLLVESGNATTVGTPYIPEAKVTAVIKEIGRSPKITVVKYKAKSRYYKKRGHRQPFFKVKIEGLK, encoded by the coding sequence ATGTCAGAGTTCGCCGTAATAAAAACAGGGGGCAAACAGTACCAGGTTTCCGTGGGAGACGTTATTGTTATTGAAAAAATCAAAGGCGACTATAAAGAGGGCGATTCTATTACCTTTGACAAAGTCCTTTTGGTGGAAAGTGGCAATGCCACGACTGTCGGCACACCGTACATTCCCGAGGCCAAGGTCACGGCAGTCATAAAAGAAATAGGACGTTCTCCTAAAATTACCGTAGTTAAATACAAAGCCAAGAGCCGTTACTACAAAAAACGCGGTCATCGCCAGCCGTTTTTCAAAGTTAAAATTGAGGGATTAAAGTAG